One Drosophila willistoni isolate 14030-0811.24 chromosome 2R unlocalized genomic scaffold, UCI_dwil_1.1 Seg167, whole genome shotgun sequence DNA segment encodes these proteins:
- the LOC6651846 gene encoding transient receptor potential-gamma protein has product MMEEENTIRPHQEIRQLTLEEKKFLLAVERGDMAGTRRMLQKAQDTDYINVNCVDPLGRTALLASIDNENLEMVQLLINYNVVTTDALLHSISEEFVEAVEVLLDHDNVTFQNEGNHSWESASEDTSTFTPDITPLILAAHRDNYEIIKILLDRGAVLPMPHDVRCGCDECVQSRQEDSLRHSRSRINAYRALASPSLIALSSKDPILTAFELSWELRRLSFLEHEFKNEYQELRKQCQDFATALLDHTRTSHELEILLNHDPTGPIYEHGERMHLNRLKLAIKLRQKKFVAHSNVQQLLASIWYEGLPGFRRKNMALQAVDIIRIGILFPIFSLAYILAPYSSIGQTMRKPFIKFICHSASYFTFLFLLMLASQRIESFIGGWFFTDDISINNPSTANINPLNKVEEEVPTKRGAKPTFIEWLILAWVSGLIWSEVKQLWDVGLQEYLNDMWNVIDFVTNSLYVATVALRVVSFFQVQKEMIFNSQATDLPRERWDAWDPMLISEGLFSAANIFSSLKLVYIFSVNPHLGPLQVSLSRMVMDIMKFFFLYVLVLFAFGSGLNQLLWYYADLEKKRCPEVSPTSVLLNMNGTTDPNACIVWRRFSNLFETTQTLFWAVFGLIDLDSFELDGIKIFTRFWGMLMFGTYSVINIVVLLNLLIAMMNHSYQLISERADVEWKFARSKLWISYFEEGGTCPPPFNIIPTPKSIWYAIKWMRRVFCSGSSAARREHLKTIRRKAQQASDRDFKYQQIMRNLVRRYVTVEQRKAESQGVTEDDVNEIKQDISAFRCELVEILKNSGMDTNVTAGQGGGGGGKKNRQKERRLMKGFNIAPPGSTGSLAPVAEFSTSLDNYDNQHEILSSTLSTLFTPNFMHKRHHGGNGNGNTGPGGSESPTTPTQSNGSNAVAAVGATKYNKSALKPYNKRIAGHKKRWGTLIEAAKVGNVSKMLGRSKSEDSVCNSSHNSTPVHGQVRVTYAQNSPQHSAYGYHGEQQNGGGSATTTASATQPPPPQQIAAPITTHSSHVGVGSHFFHTSGGLTAIAALKRKRKKFSSSKNICPVTESVGPAVNAADLLNDKTLKRVSSYPAATAEGGVQHKDPAHLVKPRRHEQTQSQHDSVETSTFTLSIDPSNTSVNSREPLISSGCVSTMGAIG; this is encoded by the exons ATGATGGAGGAGGAGAACACTATACGACCACATCAAGAGATTCGACAGCTCACGCTGGAGGAGAAGAAATTCCTTTTGGCTGTGGAGCGAGGCGATATGGCTGGAACTCGTCGCATGCTGCAAAAGGCTCAGGATACGGACTACATCAATGTGAATTGTGTAGATCCGCTGGGTCGCACAGCATTGCTAGCCTCAATTGACAATGAGAATCTGGAAATGGTTCAGTTACTAATCAATTACAACGTCGTCACCACAGATGCTCTATTGCATTCCATATCGGAGGAATTCGTGGAGGCAGTGGAAGTTCTCCTCGACCATGACAATGTCACCTTTCAAAATGAGGGCAATCAC AGCTGGGAATCTGCTTCGGAGGATACCTCAACATTTACACCCGATATAACGCCCCTGATATTGGCCGCCCATCGTGATAACTATGAGATAATCAAGATCCTGCTCGATCGCGGTGCTGTCCTGCCCATGCCGCACGATGTTCGTTGCGGTTGCGATGAATGTGTGCAATCGCGGCAGGAGGACTCACTGAGGCATTCCAGATCCCGCATCAATGCCTATCGGGCCTTGGCCAGTCCCAGCCTGATAGCTCTGTCCTCAAAGGATCCGATTTTGACAGCATTTGAGCTATCATGGGAGCTGCGACGTTTGAGTTTTCTGGAACATGAATTCAAGAATGAATATCAGGAGCTCAGGAAACAATGCCAGGACTTTGCCACTGCCTTGCTAGATCACACACGGACCTCACATGAACTGGAAATATTGCTTAACCACGATCCCACCGGTCCGATCTATGAACATGGTGAACGTATGCATTTAAATCGCCTCAAATTGGCCATCAAACTAAGACAAAAGAAG TTTGTGGCCCATTCGAATGTTCAGCAGCTATTAGCCAGCATTTGGTATGAGGGGTTACCTGGCTTTCGACGCAAAAATATGGCCCTTCAGGCTGTGGATATCATTCGCATAGGCATATTGTTTCCCATCTTTTCGTTGGCCTACATATTGGCACCATATTCGAGCATTGGACAAACTATGCGAAAGCCCTTCATTAAGTTTATATGCCACAGTGCTTCGTATTTTACATTTCTTT TTCTTTTAATGCTGGCCTCTCAGAGAATCGAATCCTTTATTGGTGGATGGTTTTTTACCGATGATATTAGCATTAACAATCCCAGCACCGCCAACATCAATCCGCTCAATAAAGTTGAGGAGGAAGTGCCCACGAAACGCGGTGCCAAGCCCACTTTTATTGAATGGCTAATCCTTGCCTGGGTTAGTGGCCTCATTTGGAGCGAAGTCAAACAGCTTTGGGATGTCGGCCTACAGGAATATCTAAATGATATGTGGAATGTTATTGATTTTGTGACGAATTCCCTTTATGTGGCTACTGTGGCTTTGCGTGTGGTTTCCTTTTTTCAG GTTCAAAAGGAAATGATTTTCAATTCACAGGCCACCGATTTACCGCGTGAGCGTTGGGATGCATGGGACCCAATGCTCATTTCGGAGGGTTTATTTAGTGCAGCGAACATTTTCAGTAGCCTCAAATTGGTTTACATCTTCTCGGTGAATCCACATTTGGGGCCACTGCAAGTGTCTCTATCGCGCATGGTCATGGACATCAtgaagtttttctttttatacgtTTTGGTTCTATTTGCCTTTGGCAGTGGTCTAAATCAGCTCTTATG GTACTATGCAGATCTGGAGAAGAAACGCTGCCCCGAGGTATCGCCAACAAGTGTGCTCCTTAACATGAATGGCACAACTGACCCAAATGCCTGCATTGTCTGGCGAAGATTTTCCAA CCTCTTTGAGACTACTCAAACATTATTCTGGGCTGTATTTGGTCTGATCGACTTGGACAGCTTCGAACTGGATGGCATTAAGATATTTACACGTTTCTGGGGCATGCTCATGTTTGGCACTTATTCGGTGATCAACATAGTTGTCTTACTCAACCTGCTCATAGCCATGATGAATCATTCGTATCAGCTGATATCG GAACGAGCTGATGTTGAATGGAAATTCGCCCGCTCCAAACTGTGGATCAGTTACTTTGAAGAAGGTGGAACCTGCCCGCCGCCTTTCAATATCATTCCAACACCCAAATCCATTTGGTATGCCATCAAATGGATGCGTCGTGTATTTTGCAGCGGATCATCGGCTGCTCGACGTGAGCATTTAAAGACCATTAGA CGTAAGGCTCAACAGGCCAGCGATCGGGACTTTAAGTATCAACAGATAATGCGAAATCTGGTGCGTCGTTATGTCACTGTGGAGCAACGCAAGGCCGAATCTCAGGGTGTTACAGAAGACGATGTGAATGAGATCAAACAGGATATATCCGCCTTTCGTTGTGAATTGGTTGAGATACTCAAGAATAGCGGCATGGATACAAATGTAACCGCTGGCCAGGGTGGAG GTGGCGGTGGCAAAAAGAATCGTCAGAAAGAGCGTCGCTTGATGAAAGGTTTCAATATAGCCCCACCTGGCTCCACAGGCTCTTTGGCCCCCGTGGCGGAATTCTCCACCTCCTTGGATAACTATGATAATCAGCATGAGATTCTCAGTTCAACCCTATCAACACTTTTTACACCAAATTTCATGCACAAACGTCATCATGGGGGCAATGGTAATGGGAATACGGGTCCAGGTGGTTCCGAATCACCAACGACACCCACACAGAGCAATGGCTCGAATGCTGTGGCCGCAGTTGGTGCAACCAAATACAATAAATCCGCCTTGAAGCCCTATAATAAACGCATTGCGGGTCACAAAAAGCGTTGGG GCACTCTGATTGAGGCTGCTAAAGTGGGAAATGTTAGCAAAATGCTAGGACGCTCAAAATCAGAGGATTCGGTCTGTAATTCATCGCACAATTCAACACCAGTTCATGGTCAGGTAAGGGTGACGTATGCCCAGAATTCACCACAGCACTCGGCCTACGGATATCATGGAGAACAGCAGAATGGTGGTGGATCAGCCACAACGACAGCATCAGCAAcacaaccaccaccaccgcaaCAGATCGCAGCTCCCATAACAACGCACTCTAGTCATGTAGGCGTGGGATCGCATTTTTTCCATACATCTGGCG GACTCACTGCTATTGCCGCCCTTAAGCGCAAACGCAAAAAGTTCTCGTCCAGCAAAAATATATGTCCAGTCACCGAATCAGTGGGACCTGCTGTCAATGCTGCCGATTTGCTAAATGATAAG ACCCTAAAACGTGTCTCTAGTTATCCGGCTGCTACAGCCGAGGGCGGTGTCCAGCATAAAGATCCAGCTCATTTGGTGAAACCGCGGCGACATGAGCAAACACAAAGCCAACACGACTCGGTGGAGACATCAACATTTACACTGTCCATTGATCCATCCAATACGTCGGTCAACTCAAGGGAACCATTGATTAGTAGTGGGTGTGTCTCAACCATGGGTGCCATTGGCTGA